acccgaggaaatagtctttgaacgttcactctatctatccccttcatcattttatacacaaaAGTGAAGGtcaaggatcagtcatgatcttattaaatggaagAGCAGGCTCATGGGACCATATGGCCTTCTCATGTTGCTATTATGTTCTAATGCTCTGCTAACCAGGAAGCATTAAGGGAGAACTACGATTGGGATCAAGGAAAAGTCAAAAGCTCATCTGAAATTTCTGATCATTATCCAGCAGCTGCTACTGAGAATAGTGCATGTGCGGGCATCAGAATGGCAAAATGTAATTTCACTGCAAAAAAACCCAAGGGTGAATAGCCTGATGCTACTCACATTCCTAAATGAAAAATGGCTGAGATATAAAGAGTAGAAGCATATCCTTGGAAGAGTGAGCACTGACTGAAGACCAAGGGAGGAAAAGGGAAGAAAAGAAATCTGCATGTGTAAAAAATCAGTACAACATAAGCTGAGAGTTATGAGTTCAATTGTTTGCTTGTTCCATTGCTGTACAGCAGCTTTTAATGTTATGGTCAGCAGTGGTAGTTTTAATGCCTGAACTAAGTACTACGTCACACAAGCAGTGAAACAATAACTTACACTGGTGATATAATGCTTTTAAATTTCATGCAAACCATTTACTTGCACACAAGCAGAATAGGATACACCCATAATGACGTAGAATAAAATGGAAAAACTCACCCGAGATTGTAACATATTCTGTTTGTTGTCACTCACACAAAAGAGCATCAGAGCTACACAAGCCATAGATCTCGCACCATATTCAGCTGTCTTTGCTGAGCTAACCTGCATTTTGTTTTGGAAGGGTTGACTTCTAGAGAGCATATTATTTAATCCAGCATTTATTTTAATTAACTCAGAATTACAAGTCAAAGTCAGTAGAAATATGCACACAAAAACATATGGTCTTGATCATTTTTGTTCATAAAAgataaaaagttttaaaatctacctcagtctccgaaggggggagggggggtgggaaaaACTCTCATCGATATGGATTTGAAGCAGCCCTAATGCTGAATGGGTACAGATTAATATTCTGTGTGCTCGGTGATACATTACTGACATGTCCTGTACAGTAATGATGAACTGATACATTACTGACATATCCTATTCACTAATGCCTTTAGAAGCTATACGAAAATAACCAGTCAGGACATAGCTGAATCAGACCTGGAAATTCATCTTTAATTTGTTATTAAGTAGAAGGGGAAGGTAAAGTATTTGATACATTGAGCAGATTGCATAGGGCAAGAAACTATGTTTTTAAATAACAATATTTTATAAACCCAAATTATAGGCATGTTTATGACAGTAAACAAGCAAAAAAATAAATAGATTAGAAGATTGAAACATTGTATGCTAATGAGTAGGGATGTCACAATATAAGTTTTGACAGTACAATagtcttttaaaattaattctatTTTGAGTAAGGAAAAATAGAGTAATTCTAACCAATGCTACCTCTTTTAGAAATATAATCTGTCTTTCACAGTGGCCTTGCCTTGTATCTTCTTTCACATCACTATAAGATTTTGGATTATTACGATGAAAATCATCCTTAGGAGGATATTAAATGTATGCAGTGTGATTATGGGGGAGTTTATATATCACAATATGTTGGCCTATTAAAGTATTATGACATCCCTAAACAGGAAATGAACAAGCCTGTCAACACAAATGTTTTCAAAATGATATCACTGAAAATGACAGAAGTAATACTATAGCCATTGAAACTTGGATGTCCTGGACCTGATGGTACACAGGTTGCAGAACCTCTTTTCACTTTAAAGATCTTATACCAGTTAAGGCAATTTGTGCTGAATTTTAAAGTGCATTTTTACGCTTCATTAAAGTTACTTTTGACACTTAGTAATTAAGATTTTTTTTCCTACTTCAGCAACCAAATACTTTTCTTTTGAACGAAGGTGTTAACTATCAATGTGCACAGCCTCAAATATGCCACCTCAGACACACTGGAGAAGCCTGGACCTCATCAGGTGCTAATTCTGCTTTTATGCATTCAACTGAAGTGAATTAAAAATCCGAAATGAATAAAATAGAGGATGTTTCTGCTGCATCCTCCTACCTGCAAAGTATCAGACTAAGACTGTAAGAGTACGTTTTACCTTGTGATCCTTACAACATTCAAAATAGAAGCGCTCCGTCACTTATTGCTGAGCTGAAATGAAATGTGCTCATCAGCAAAGTTTTGTGCGGCGACACAGCCACCATTTTGTCTCCTATTCttttatttttgttcatttttttctGGAGCAAATAAACCAAATTCTACCTCAGAAACAAATGACAGATGATGTTTCTGTAATGCATATTATTCAGTGCAAACCACTTAAACTGGGCAAAGTCACTTTACAAAACATTACACCAAGACATGTAGCATTGGCATATTGAATTGCCTCATTTTCATTACTATTATTAAAGGTTCTACTATAAATAGAGAAGAGGCTCTTTCATGACTCTGTTCTTAACCAGCCACCTTGTGTACATTCAGGCCTATGTACAATACGTTTGCCAAGCTGGTCCGGGATTAAGAATATCTACCAAAACTGTATAACCAGAAAGACATGCCTATATTACATCAGATTTTTGCTCCATCCACATTTTGTACTCAGCTGTAATGATTATAAATAAACATTACCAAACCCTAACCCATCCCACTGGTTTTCAGAACCTTCATTATCAAAAAAAAACTGCATGCAGCACGCTTCTCAGTCACATGCAGATAAATGTTAGCCTAAGGCGCAATTTCCCAAAAACTAGAAACTCAATTGCTAAAGTAAGCATGAGCTGCCAGAAGCCACATAGATTTTATCAAAGCAGTTCTGCAGCATTGGATCAGTTATTGCTGTTTATTAAGTGCAGTATTAAAGTCATTTAACACAGGGGAAAGTTTTCTCCTACCTCAAGGTTTATGTGATGCAGAAGGGTCAGGATAACCAGAGTATGGGTGGTTTACATATTCTACATGAAGAAGTTAATGCCCTGTTGCCAACAGCAATTGCAGTTCATCAAGAGTTACTCAACATTCCTCCATGTAACTCTCATTTATACCCTCAGTTTAGTTGTATCAACGAATTCAGTCAGGTAGTCTTGGAGTGGTTTCATTCTTTGTGAAATCTTTTAATCTTTTGCATTCCTTAAATTTCCAAGAAATTACAATTGATAATCAAGTGCCACCATTCTTTTGGGATTTAATCATGTCTTAATCTGCCTGTATCAGTCCGCGTTATCCAAGGGTGACAAACCGTCTCTTACAATAATCACATCCATCTCCAGGTAAATCGCTCTGTCTGAAGACTTGCATGATGTTAATTACAAAAatgtaactcttgtttctccagaTCTTTGGGAAATTGCCATATAGTTTTCCAAGCATTGGTGTAATAGTCTCAAGTTGTCTTTGAGAGCTTCTGGCCTTAAGTAGTTTGTCAGAGTGAGCTGTGACAAGTTTCTGCATAACAATTACGCTAAGGATAATGATAGGCTAAACAAGAGACATTGGCAACATATTTATATGTAACCACTGAAACTGACTTGTAGATATGGCTCCAGAAACGAAGATAAGGAATGATATTGATGAAGAACCTGCATTTACATAGCCGTTTATGCGAATTCAGGGTtaccaaaaaaaaagaatttcctCAGCCTGGGGCCACGAAATTAAACTGTCCTTTTCATCAATCTAAACTGAGGTAGTCTGCCGAGGAAACACTGCATTTTCCTTTTTGGTACATTGCAGCTTATGCAGGTGGGCAGAAAGAGACGAAGTTAACATTCTTCAGTGTTACTATTTTCAGTTTATCACCTTGATGCCTCATGTCAATGCCATTAACATCTGTGCAATTCCTTAGCAGGTTCTGAGTGCTGATCCCATTGTAGAAATTTTGTTCAAATCTTAATTTGATATGGACCTCAAAGACGTTCTGAGAGCGTTCTCATGGGGTTCTCGTTCTGCCAAGGTGTTCCGCcctgtttttctctttctctctcgccagTCGGTTTAAACCCTGTCATCTTCAGAAGCATGTACAAACAACTGATCTGTCTTTTCTGTCAACTTTATGCCAAGATAACCGTCCATTGGCCTTCACACATAAAAATTTTGTTGGACGTAAAATGAGGTGCTATACTTTCATGGTGTTACAGATTAAGAGGATTTCAGTGGACATCAGCTCATTCACCATTCTTTGTACATGGAGGCACTTCCAGCAGTCCGGGAGTGTAAGGATTTAAAAGGCACTAGCAACTAACTAAGTCATTTGTTGAGTTTCTGCAGTAACATAGAGGGAAGCTCAAAAAAAAAGTCTTGTCTCAATCAGGATAGATTTGGAAATGAACTGCAAATTAGGTGCATAATTTACATACACTTTGCACTTACATTCTGCTAAAATGCATGAAAGGCATGCTTTCTTATCTGTTTGATTAGttccatttttaaattaaattgtaTCATATATAAGTATATACATTATCTAGCCTGCTTTCATTTAGCTCACTGAATTCCCAACAGGAACCGGGCTTTGGTGCATCATATTTTCAGGATTGTTAAGGACGCGAACCAACTCATTTCCCTGAAATTCTACAGGAAAATCATCAGGTCCCTCAAATATCCGATCACGAGCAGTTCAAATCTCTTTGTGTAACCTGATATCATGCATAAGTTATAGTGGGTTACTTTTTTCTAAAGAGGCCGTAATGTTAAGTAGTTAAAACATGCTATGATCTAAAGTTACTCTGCCCCATACAAGTTTGAACATTCAGGTCCATGAGTGCTTCGAAGTAATAAATTAAATAATTAAGCCATTGCACTTTTGGTGAGAGCAAATGAGAACTAACTCTCCAGAATTATAATTGAGAACACAAACTCGCTTCCTGTTACTTGAGGTAATGTCCGAGGCATGCCACCACTGAAGTGAATGATGAAATATCAAGGCATGCTGTTATTTTAgggattttctctctcttttttttgaaTGATGCTTCTCGCATTTAAATCGGGGATTTGGGTGAATTTTACGTTCAGTCCTGGAAGCAGCTGGATTGCAGCATCTGCAAAACTGCAGCACTGCAGACGTTTTCAGCAGACTGGTCGTTCGATTATAAATTTGAGGCAAAAGCAGTCACTTGTCTTCCTTGGTGTAGGGAGCGTCTCGTCACCTCTCGCAATGAAATATTCATCAGTGGATCGAAAACTGCGGACGCTTGCAAGTTTGACCAGAATCTGGTTGTTTTGTTGTTGGATGCACGGTGCAGCTTGCAAATAAAGAATGTACCTTAACACATGCACTGGTAAATGAACTGAGGGAAAACACAAAGAATATTTCCATTCGAGCAGGTATTAAAAGTCCAAGTTTCAAAGtttgggggggtagggagggggtggttTGCTCACATGAACGGATCTGGAAAAAAGATTTCCCCTGGGTGGATCCAGTCGGAGAAAGAaagccatttaaaaataaatgaaaaatataCCTTCCACGTAATTCTGAAAGCTGATTTTGCTGAGCGTAACGGCAATGCAACAACGCATTAACGAGGTCAACAAAGCAAtacaaagtggggaggggggatcagttaTACAGTGTCTGAGAAAGCGGGCTGGCTTTCCCTCCCCACTCACTGAGCAGCTGTCTAAACATCAGTTAGTAGTTTACTTTTGTTCACACAGTTTTGGTTTGCTACAGTGCAGTTGCCAGTTCTGAGGTTAGCTTCTCTGAAATTGTCTATGCTGTTGTTCACGTCCTCCTCGATCTCCATGTAGTCCGACTTGCTGATGGTGGAGGAGCTGCGGCTCCGCAGGTCGCTGTCCGAGGCGATGTTGGGGCAGCTAACGTGCAGGTACTGAGCCTGCTCCTCGCCCTCCGTCTCCCGGTGGTAGAAGTAGTTGAAGTTGGAGACGATGACGGGCACGGGCAGGGCGATGGTCAGCACCCCGGCGATGGCGCACAGGGAGCCCACGATCTTCCCCCCGATGGTGATGGGGTACATGTCGCCGTAGCCCACCGTGGTCATGGACACCACCGCCCACCAGAAGGAGTCGGGGATGCTGTTGAAATGGGTGTCCGGGTCGTCCGCCTCGGCGAAGAACACGGCGCTGGAGAAGAGGATGACCCCGATGAAGAGGAAGAAGATGAGGAGGCCCAGCTCCCTCATGCTGGCCTTGAGCGTCTGGCCCAGGATCTGGAGGCCCTTGGAGTGGCGGGAAAGCTTGAAGATGCGGAAGACCCGCACCAGGCGGATGACCCGGAGGATGGCCAGCGAGGTGGCCTGCTCCCCGCTCATGTTGCCCTCCTCCTCCTCGGCCAGCTCGGTGCCCAGGGTGATGAAGTAAGGGATGATGGCCACGATGTCGATGAAGTTCATGATGTTCTTGAAGAACTCGGCCTTGCTGGGGCAGGCGAAGAAGCGCACCAGCAGCTCGAAGGAGAACCAGATGATGCAGAGGGTCTCCACGATGAAGAAGGGGTCGCTGAGGATGTTGGATTTGTAGGGCACGGTGGTGTTGCCCACCTGCATGGTCCTCTTCCTGTCGTCCTTGAGCTGGGGCAGGGTCTCCAGGCAGAAGATGACGATGGAGATGAGGATGACCATGACGGAGACGATGGCGATGCCCCGGGCTGGCCCCGAGCTCTCCGGGTGCTCGAAGAGGAGCCACACCTGGCGCTGGTACTCATTCTCGGGCAGGGGTCTCTCCTCCTCCCGGATGAAGCCCTCGTCCTCCCGGAACTTCTCCATGGCCTCCTCGCCCAGCTCGTAGAACTTGATCTCCTCAGAGAACATCTCGAGGGGCACATTGACCGGCCGCCGGAGGCGACCCCCACTCTGGTAATAGTACAGGATGGCGTCGAAGCTGGGCCGGTTCCTGTCGAAGAAGTACTCGTTCCTCAGCGGGTCGAAGTACCTCATCCTCTTCTTGGGGTTGCCCAGCAGCGTGTTGGGGAACTGGGCCAGGGTCTTCAGCTGCGTCTCGAACCGTAGCCCCGAGATGTTGATGACCACCCGCTCGCAGCACTCGTGGTCGTCATTGTCCGGCGGGTAGCTGTCCTGGGGGTGGCCGGGCAGAGCGGACGCCTCGTCCATGTTGTCACCGGCGAGCACGGTCatcctggcgggggtgggggcccccgggggcgggaggggtgagTGGGGCTGGCGGGAGGGTGAGGGCTTCAGCGGGCCACTCCGGCAGATTTGGCGGCTTCACTGGCTCTTAGTCCCCCCCGATCGGACATTCGGAGGCAGGAGGTGGGGaattggtggagggaggggggaggggaggaggtgacagggtgatgcggaggggtggggggggggggtgctggggaggCGTCTGAGGTGGCTATGGGGATTTGGTTGGGGTAACTGAGGAGGGTTAGGGATAGTTGAGGGGGGTAGCtgagggagattggggggggtggttattgaggggggtgttggggtagctgaggggattgggggtaatTGAGAAGATTGGGGATTGCTGGGGTGGGGGTATCCGAGGGGAGTAGGGATAGTGGAGGTGGGTTAGGGATAGCTGGAGGGGGGTagctgagggtggtgggggttgctaaggggaagggggagagggaggggggtgggggaggggggttggggtagCTGAGGAGGGGTGGAGATAACTAAGAGGGGGTTTGGAGGGTcgctgtgggggtttgggggggtcgcTAAGGGGGTTGGGGTAACTGGGGAGGGTTGGTGGATAGTTGAGGTGGGTAGATGAGTGGGTTTTGGAAGgagtagttggggggggggatctggtggggaggggggtaactGGGCTAACGGAGGGCTCTGGGCTGTGGAGCGGACTGGAGCATTGCAGAGGCTTCAGCACTTGCACACGAATCCAAGGGACAGCTCACTCAGCAAATTTCCGAGGCGCTTTTCTTCTTCCTTGCCCCCCTACCTCAGGTGCTGCGGAATACAAAGGTTAGCATAAAACAGCATTCAGCTGGACACAGACTGGACAAAATAAaaagtttttttggggggggggggggggcggcggaggaGAGTGGGTGGTTGCAATAACCCCTCTTGTGAGTGTGGCGCTTGCACAGTTCTGAACCAGCccggagctctctctctctctctacatcttAGCAAAAAGGCAGCGAGTGCTTTTTGGCGGACACGAAGCCAGCTGCAGTAACTCggttagagagggaggggggagagagacaggaggagcgGGAACTCTGCAACTGCAGAGGGTtgactgaagggggagggggggaataaaTGAAGCCTTACCTGCTCACTAAAGGAGGACAGAAATGTGCAGGAATGCGACCCAGCCTCGGCGCGATGCACagcttctctctcctcctgtggATTCTTCCTACCTCCTTAATATGGATATCGTATTACAGCTTTGTGTGTATGAGATCTGCTGAAATATTAATAGCCTATATTATACTGTACTGACACCATTTACCAAGTCACTTGTTCCTGGCGTTTGTTACAGCGGGGCAGAGCCGGCTAGGTCTtaaggttgggggttggggggggtggtttacAAAATTTAAAAAAGGCTGAAAATTCGCCCCGTGCTATTTCAAAGCACCGCCgagcgagagagaaaaaaaacaaactcTGCACATGGACTTGACGGCAGGTAACGGGAAAAACAATCTTCCGCTACAGCATCCTGGCCTCTTGCTGAAGGATCATGTGGTGCAGTGTGGAAGGCTGAATGCATTAAAAGTCAAGCGAGCTGGACATCCCTTAGCATTGCAGTATCAGCAAAAaaaaatgagggagagagagaaagtgcttTGTTGGAGTGCAGACAGGGTACCGTTCTCCGGACATCAACCTTTACAGCTACAGCAAagcagctcccccccacccccaaccaaccCCAACACATTGCAGTGAAAACAGTAGCTCccttaaaaacacacacacacaatctactATTTCTCACATACCAAATCGAGACGTTTTAGACGCAGTGCAGGCAACCCCGGTAAGATCCTCATTGCACACGACGCCGTGCACACTCGCAAAAAAAAATCCGCATCATAAACATCAAAACTGCTGCATCATTTGGTTAGATTTTACGACAATGTTCCTTTGACTGCAGCGCAGTGTGGCAGTCCTGCGAATCCAATCACTGCGACGCCAGTTCAAGCCCGCAGGTACAGTGCTACTGttccaggagggagggagggaggaaggagcgTTTATAACTGTGCGGGAAATCTGTACATCTATAAAACAACTGTGCAGTATAGCTCCCATCAACTGTAAACACTTACAGGATTGGACTCTGCTACAGTGTTTAATAAACCAACGCCCCACCCTTTTTTTGTTTTTGGAAGATAAGCCAAAACATTTCACCCCTTATTTTAAACTATAATAATTATCTTTTCCTAAATGTTGGACGACGAGAACCGTTGGGCAGTGCGCTGTTTAATCTTTTAACTGAAACATTAGCAGCTTGAGTAACACGATTTATTTatatagatttaaaaaaaaatatcttcTCGTTTACATTCGGTCACTTATGATTTTAACTGAAACTTTAAAGAACAAACGCGCAGTCAGGTTTTCTTTATTATAGATATATGTAAACGCGCCAAAAAGGTAAACAGAAATTTGCTGAGCTCCGCTAAACACCTCTCAAATTGAAAGCAACAAAACATAAACCTCAAATGGTTATGGGTATCGATCGAAGCTGACAGCATCCTGACAATTAAAAGGGAAAGGACCGTCACTCGGCTCAAGAATTAATGCATCACCAGTTATGTAATGTGTTTCTTGCCAATCCACAGTACCAGAAAGCACTGTCCACGGTCCCATTTTCTCCAATGTTGGAATTCGCAATCCCTTTGCACCCAAGCACACCTACTTAATTAGCTTATTCTTAATTCTAGGCTACTTACTGGCAAATTAGTCCTCACCTGATATAAGATCAGCAGATGGAAACAGCAGAGAAATAAATGGGAATCTGCTGCTGTGCCTCCCCGGTTgcgaatttgatggtcagccactAGGTGTATTTGCACAGTGAGTTCATTATGGCCACATTTATGTTAACTCCAAATGCTCCCACTGGAGCAAAGGCACAAACTATGCATAACCGCGGCCACATTAATAGATGGGCCTAGGGGGACAGATGCCCTGGGGCCCCCAACCAAATGTGCACAATCTCTGGGGTTCGTGAACCCTCCTGCAGTCTCTCAGAAGTactgagggaaaaaaaatcccCAAACACTGCTGCGACCAACCCATGAGAAATAGCACTGGGACATTGTTTCTTTTGGAACAGTTTAGTTTATTAGTCAGAAAAATATTGAATGTGAGGTGAAAGGTATCTTACCTCATCCCActgccttgcaccatcatcctCTTTGCCATCCTTTTACCCTCTGGACACCCTCTGACAGGCCTTACCTTTCCTGCCCCTTTCCCAGCCTCTGTATTTGCTTAACACTTATTACATCTCTcactttccagttctgatgaaagatcatcaacatcaaaatgttaactctgtttctctttccacagatccaTAGagtccttacaatgcagaaggagaccacttggcccatcaagtctctccgactctccgaaagagcatcctacacAGGGCCACCCCTTcaccctatccccacgtatttaccgcgGCCTATCCAGCTGTATTGTAGGAAGGGAACTCAAGGAATTTGactcagtgatagtgaaggaaccgcaatatagttccaagtcaggatgatgtgtggcttggagtgaAACTTGCAGGTGTAAGGtgcttccatgtatctgctgcccttgtccttccagttgGTCGAGGTCTAAAGTATGGCATGTGTTGTTGTAGGAGTCTTGGTGGATTGCTCAATTGCATCTTggtaatggtacacactgctgccactgtgcatcggtggtggagggagtgaatatagtggtggatggggtaccagtCAAGCTGGCTGctctgttctggatggtgttgagcttcctgaacgttgttggagctgcaggcaagtggaaagtattccatcaccccTGATTTATGCCTTGGAGATAGATGATGTactttggtgagtcaggaggtgaattattcaccacagtgttcccagcctcctacctACTGTTGTGGCCACTGtaattatatggctggtccagctcAGTTTTTGTCAATAGTAatacccaggatgttgacagtgggggatttatCAATGGTAATTTTTTTctaatttatttatgggatgtaggcatcaatGGCCAAGCCATCATATATTacacatccctatttgccctcaagaaggtgatggtgagctaccttcttgaactgcagatacacccacagtgctgttatggaggggtTCCAGAATtaggatccagcaacagtgaagttttcaa
This region of Mustelus asterias chromosome 19, sMusAst1.hap1.1, whole genome shotgun sequence genomic DNA includes:
- the LOC144507902 gene encoding potassium voltage-gated channel subfamily A member 1; amino-acid sequence: MTVLAGDNMDEASALPGHPQDSYPPDNDDHECCERVVINISGLRFETQLKTLAQFPNTLLGNPKKRMRYFDPLRNEYFFDRNRPSFDAILYYYQSGGRLRRPVNVPLEMFSEEIKFYELGEEAMEKFREDEGFIREEERPLPENEYQRQVWLLFEHPESSGPARGIAIVSVMVILISIVIFCLETLPQLKDDRKRTMQVGNTTVPYKSNILSDPFFIVETLCIIWFSFELLVRFFACPSKAEFFKNIMNFIDIVAIIPYFITLGTELAEEEEGNMSGEQATSLAILRVIRLVRVFRIFKLSRHSKGLQILGQTLKASMRELGLLIFFLFIGVILFSSAVFFAEADDPDTHFNSIPDSFWWAVVSMTTVGYGDMYPITIGGKIVGSLCAIAGVLTIALPVPVIVSNFNYFYHRETEGEEQAQYLHVSCPNIASDSDLRSRSSSTISKSDYMEIEEDVNNSIDNFREANLRTGNCTVANQNCVNKSKLLTDV